One Methanobacterium sp. Maddingley MBC34 DNA segment encodes these proteins:
- a CDS encoding archaeal ribosomal protein S17P (PFAM: Ribosomal protein S17~TIGRFAM: archaeal ribosomal protein S17P), whose protein sequence is MVGIEVTEPKEKCNDPNCPFHGTLPVRGQILEGIVTSDKAERTITVERSFYKFIRKYERYEKRKSKINAHKPDCIQVNIGDAVKIAECRPLSKTKHFVVVEVKGDKK, encoded by the coding sequence ATGGTTGGTATTGAAGTTACCGAACCCAAAGAAAAATGCAATGATCCTAACTGCCCCTTCCACGGGACCCTGCCAGTGCGGGGTCAGATCCTGGAAGGAATAGTCACTAGTGACAAGGCAGAAAGGACCATAACCGTTGAAAGGAGTTTTTACAAGTTCATACGAAAATATGAACGATACGAAAAGCGAAAATCAAAAATAAACGCCCATAAACCAGACTGTATCCAGGTAAATATTGGCGATGCAGTTAAGATTGCGGAGTGCCGGCCCCTTTCCAAGACCAAGCACTTCGTGGTGGTGGAAGTTAAAGGGGATAAAAAATGA
- a CDS encoding RNase P/RNase MRP subunit p29 (PFAM: Domain of unknown function UPF0086), which yields MITPQNIMRHELVGLEVEITHSLHGDLNGIKGRVVDETRNTITIEDGEGNEKIIPKGSVTFKFTLSNGVIIEIEGKIIVSRPEDRIKKRFRKYW from the coding sequence ATGATTACTCCACAAAACATTATGAGGCATGAACTGGTGGGGCTGGAAGTGGAAATCACCCACAGTTTGCATGGAGATTTAAATGGAATTAAAGGACGCGTGGTGGATGAAACCAGAAACACCATCACCATTGAAGATGGCGAAGGTAACGAAAAAATCATACCCAAAGGGAGTGTCACTTTCAAATTCACACTTTCCAATGGAGTTATAATAGAAATCGAAGGGAAGATCATTGTTTCTCGCCCTGAAGATAGGATAAAAAAGAGATTTAGGAAATATTGGTGA